CTGCGCGTGTTGCCGGCAGGCAGCACGTCGCAGGCGGCCAGCATCTGGCCTTCGCTCTTCGGGTTGTTGGCGCGGTAGCGCGCGATGGCGCTTGCCAGCGCCTGGTCCAGGTCTTTCATGCTGCTTCCTTGACGGGGGAACGCGGCAGCCGCGCCGGCGTGAACGTCACCGGGTCCACGCCGTGCTGCCGCAGCTGTTCAGGGATGGGATGGCCGGCGATCAAGTTCGCGGCGAGTTCGCTGGCGCCGGCGGCGGTCTGGATGCCGTAGCCGCCCTGCGCGGCCAGCCAGAAAAAACCGGGGCAGGCAGGATCGAAGCCGATCACCAGCTCGCCGTCTTCTACGAAAGACCGGAGGCCGGCCCAGGTGGCCACGGGCCGGCGGATGCGCAAGGTGCTCACCGCTTCGATCTGGTGGATGCCCAGCGCGATGTCCAGCTCCTCGGGCAGCACGTCGTGCGGGAACGTGGGGTCGGCGTTGGCGGGCGAGCCGAGCAGCAGGCCGGCATCGGGCTTGAAGTACCAGCTCTCGTCGACGCCAATCACGGCCGGCCAGCCATGCACGTCCATGCCCTCTTCCGGCTTGAAGGTGAAGGCGCTGCGGCGGCGCGGCTGCAAGCCCACCGGTGGCGCGCCAGCGATGGCAGCCAGCGCGTCGGCCCAGGCGCCGGCCGCGTTGACCAGCACCGGGGCCCGCCATTGCTCGCCCTGCTGGCTGGACACGATCCACTCGCCGCCCTCGCGCACCGCGGCGGAGAGTGCCTGCGCGCAACGCAGCGTGCCGCCCCGCTGGCGCAGGCCGCGCAGGAAACCTTGGTGCAGCGCGTTGACGTCGATGTCCTCGGCCGCGGGGTCGTACAGCGCGCCGTGCACCAGCTCGGGCCGCAGGCAGGGCACGCGCTCCAGCACCGTGCGCGCATCGAGCCGCACCAGCTGCGGGCAGCCGGGCGCCAGCTCGGCGTAGAGGGCTTCCATCTGCGCGACCTGCTCGTGCGTGGCAAGGTACAGCACGCCGCGCGGCGTCAGCAGCGGCAACTGGGTGAAGCCCTCGGGCGGCTGCTCGTAGAAGCTGCGACTGGCCCGCGTCAGCGCGCGCACGCCAGGAGCGCCGTAGCTCTCCATGAACATCGCCGCCGAACGGCCGGTGGAGTGATAGCCCGGCTGCGTCTCGCGCTCCAGCAGCAGCACGCGGTGCGTGGCAGCAAGGCGCCACGCCAGCGAGGCCCCGGCGATGCCTGCGCCGGCGATGATCACGTCAAATTCTCGCATCTGAGAATTCTCACATGCGAGAATCATGCCTATCCGAGGAGAAACCCTTGAACGCTCCCCTGCCGCGAGAAGCCGTGCCCCAGCGCGACCGGGTCGGGCTCGGCCTGCGCCTGCGCACCGAGCGCAAGGCACGCCAGCTGACCTTGAAGGAACTGTCGGTGCGCAGCGGCGTCGCCCTGTCCACGCTGTCCAAGATGGAGCTCGGCCAGAGCTCGGTCGGCTACGAGAAGGTGGCCGCGGTTGCGCAGGCGCTGGCGCTGGATGTCGGGCTGCTGTTCGCCGGGCCGGCGGCCGCTCCCGCGTCAGGACAGGCGCTGGCCGTGTCGGGAGAGGACGAAGGGCCGCTCTACCGCTCCGACCACTACGAGTACCGCATGCTCGCGACGGCTTTCCCGGGCAAGCGCATGACGCCGCTGCGCACGCGCATCGCGGCGCGGCGTCGGGACGAGTTCAGCGATTTCATCGGCCACCCCGGCCAGGAGTTCGTGATGGTGCTCGCCGGCCAGGTGCGCATCGAGTTCGAGACCGGGGAGCTGATCGAGCTGAAGAAGCACGAGTCGGCGTACTTCGACAGCGGCGTCGGGCACATCTATCTCAGCGTCGGCCCCAGGGACGCCGAACTCGTGATCGTCATGGCTTGACGCCGAAGCCGCCGCCTCCCGGCGTGTGCACCTCGAAGATGTCGCCCGGCGCCATCTCCGCCGACCCGATGTGCGCCAGCTCTTCGACCTTGCCGTCCAGGCGCACGACCCGGTTGATCCCCACCTGCCCCGGCTTTCCACCCGCCATCCCGAACGAAGGCACCTTGCGGCCGTTCGACAGGATGCTGGCCGTCATCGCCTCCAGGAAGCGCACGCGGCGCACGCCGCCGTTGCCGCCGTGCCAGCGCCCGGCACCGCCGGAGCCGGCGCGGATCTCGTAGCTCTCCAGCCGCACCGGGAAGCGGAACTCCAGCACCTCGGGGTCGGTCAGCCGCGAGTTGGT
The sequence above is a segment of the Ramlibacter agri genome. Coding sequences within it:
- a CDS encoding NAD(P)/FAD-dependent oxidoreductase: MREFDVIIAGAGIAGASLAWRLAATHRVLLLERETQPGYHSTGRSAAMFMESYGAPGVRALTRASRSFYEQPPEGFTQLPLLTPRGVLYLATHEQVAQMEALYAELAPGCPQLVRLDARTVLERVPCLRPELVHGALYDPAAEDIDVNALHQGFLRGLRQRGGTLRCAQALSAAVREGGEWIVSSQQGEQWRAPVLVNAAGAWADALAAIAGAPPVGLQPRRRSAFTFKPEEGMDVHGWPAVIGVDESWYFKPDAGLLLGSPANADPTFPHDVLPEELDIALGIHQIEAVSTLRIRRPVATWAGLRSFVEDGELVIGFDPACPGFFWLAAQGGYGIQTAAGASELAANLIAGHPIPEQLRQHGVDPVTFTPARLPRSPVKEAA
- a CDS encoding helix-turn-helix domain-containing protein encodes the protein MNAPLPREAVPQRDRVGLGLRLRTERKARQLTLKELSVRSGVALSTLSKMELGQSSVGYEKVAAVAQALALDVGLLFAGPAAAPASGQALAVSGEDEGPLYRSDHYEYRMLATAFPGKRMTPLRTRIAARRRDEFSDFIGHPGQEFVMVLAGQVRIEFETGELIELKKHESAYFDSGVGHIYLSVGPRDAELVIVMA